A single window of Streptomyces xanthii DNA harbors:
- a CDS encoding heme-degrading domain-containing protein: MTANETPSVAELEEQERTLILDSFSYEDAWRLGTLLVELARGRQAPVAIDITRGGQQVFHAALPGSTPDNDAWIARKRRVVERYHASSYLVGSRFRAKGTTFEASSRLDPDVYAAHGGAFPLRVRDAGVIGVATVSGLPQLEDHALVTEALTAFMA; this comes from the coding sequence GTGACCGCGAACGAGACCCCTTCGGTGGCGGAGCTGGAGGAGCAGGAGCGCACTCTGATCCTCGACTCGTTCTCGTACGAGGACGCGTGGCGGCTCGGCACGCTGCTGGTGGAGCTGGCGCGCGGGCGGCAGGCGCCGGTCGCGATCGACATCACGCGGGGCGGACAGCAGGTGTTCCACGCTGCGCTGCCCGGGTCGACGCCGGACAACGACGCGTGGATCGCGCGCAAGCGGCGGGTCGTGGAGCGCTATCACGCCTCGTCGTACCTGGTGGGGAGCCGGTTCCGCGCCAAGGGCACGACGTTCGAGGCGTCCTCCCGCCTCGACCCCGACGTGTACGCGGCCCACGGCGGCGCGTTCCCCCTCCGGGTACGGGACGCGGGCGTCATCGGCGTCGCCACGGTCTCAGGCCTCCCCCAACTGGAAGACCACGCCTTGGTGACAGAAGCCCTGACCGCGTTCATGGCGTAA
- a CDS encoding alkaline phosphatase family protein encodes MPRTPSGLSRRSMLLGSATAALALTVPATSAVARARAARTPKVLVIGLDGALLNRIKDADAPRLKALMAAGLTAPSAIYANPMAPTMSGPGWSTLITGVWPDKHNVKDNNFTGHKFAQYPDFLTRIETAKPSLSTYAVSSWAPITDIVFSAKVDTRVSTPSAEYDTGTTARAVERLKGANPDAVFVQLDNVDHAGHTYGAASQEYLDAIHGVDGQVGAMVDAVTSRSTYGNEDWLILVTADHGHTDVGGHGGSTWPERQTFMIATGGTAAPGSTRHDVKMPDIAATALAHLGIALDPAWGLDGRPVQQPLPDDFDALRDRLGGPVDETGIGSGVIGFTHTPPSGWSVDNSRMGTGGVTEWRGWSFTTDEFWTKAERDQQRECNVRARGVFAVADGDEWSDKTVTGTFDSTLTSPAFPVTGGRPATLTYTTFYRQEAPQKGEVLVSYDGAAPVPVRTYTADVPSRTETVPLTVPAGATSAKAHFRYTGANNWFWTIDGVKISRS; translated from the coding sequence ATGCCGCGCACCCCGTCCGGCCTCTCCCGCCGCTCGATGCTCCTCGGCTCCGCCACCGCAGCACTCGCCCTCACCGTCCCGGCGACGAGCGCCGTCGCCCGCGCCCGCGCCGCCCGGACCCCGAAGGTCCTCGTCATCGGCCTCGACGGCGCCCTCCTGAACCGCATCAAGGACGCCGACGCACCCCGCCTCAAGGCCCTCATGGCGGCCGGCCTCACCGCCCCCAGTGCGATCTACGCCAACCCGATGGCGCCCACCATGTCCGGCCCCGGCTGGTCCACCCTCATCACCGGCGTCTGGCCCGACAAGCACAACGTGAAGGACAACAACTTCACCGGCCACAAGTTCGCCCAGTACCCCGACTTCCTCACCCGGATCGAGACCGCGAAGCCGTCGCTGTCGACGTACGCTGTCTCCTCCTGGGCCCCGATCACCGACATCGTCTTCTCCGCGAAGGTCGACACCCGCGTCTCCACCCCGAGCGCCGAGTACGACACCGGCACCACCGCCCGCGCCGTCGAACGGCTCAAGGGCGCGAACCCGGACGCCGTCTTCGTCCAGCTCGACAACGTCGACCACGCCGGCCACACCTACGGCGCCGCGAGCCAGGAGTACCTCGACGCGATCCACGGCGTCGACGGCCAGGTCGGCGCGATGGTCGACGCCGTCACGTCCCGTTCCACGTACGGGAACGAGGACTGGCTGATCCTCGTCACCGCCGACCACGGGCACACCGACGTGGGCGGCCACGGCGGCTCCACCTGGCCCGAACGCCAGACGTTCATGATCGCGACGGGCGGCACCGCTGCGCCCGGCTCCACCCGCCACGACGTCAAGATGCCCGACATCGCGGCCACCGCCCTCGCTCACCTCGGCATCGCCCTCGACCCCGCCTGGGGCCTGGACGGCCGCCCGGTCCAGCAGCCGCTCCCCGACGACTTCGACGCCCTGCGCGACCGGCTGGGCGGGCCCGTCGACGAGACCGGCATCGGATCCGGCGTCATCGGCTTCACGCACACCCCGCCGAGCGGCTGGAGCGTCGACAACTCCCGGATGGGCACCGGCGGCGTCACCGAATGGCGCGGCTGGTCCTTCACCACCGACGAGTTCTGGACCAAGGCCGAACGCGACCAGCAGCGCGAGTGCAACGTGCGGGCCCGCGGCGTCTTCGCCGTGGCCGACGGCGACGAATGGTCCGACAAGACCGTCACCGGCACCTTCGACTCGACCCTGACCAGCCCCGCCTTCCCGGTCACCGGCGGCCGCCCGGCCACCCTCACCTACACGACCTTCTACCGCCAGGAGGCCCCGCAGAAGGGCGAGGTCCTCGTCTCCTACGACGGCGCCGCCCCCGTCCCCGTCCGCACCTACACGGCCGACGTCCCCTCCCGCACGGAGACCGTCCCACTGACCGTCCCCGCGGGCGCGACCAGCGCGAAGGCCCACTTCCGCTACACCGGGGCCAACAACTGGTTCTGGACGATCGACGGGGTCAAGATCAGCCGGTCTTGA
- a CDS encoding ROK family transcriptional regulator: protein MNTHVTHVGPSTGVNLAALRGHNAALVLDLLRTAGEPGISRLELAERTGLTPQAVSKITARLRADGLVVEAGRRASTGGKPRTVLRLVAGAGHAVGLHLDRDELRTVLTDLAGDVVAARRAPMDLGAGADAVLTTAACEIDQLLAEGEAAGGDSVLGVGVAVPGPLDHAGGVLHRVTGFPQWDGFPLRDALAERLGLPVVVDKDTNAAALGLALVGAAGEGGRSFAYLHLGTGLGAGLVLDGALYRGERTGAGEFGHQVIQLDGPPCECGNRGCIEAICLAAVAAGDVEEAARVLGEGAGNLVGLLDIDAVLLGGRTVSAAEDLFVRGVGAVVETRARRGGGGRSIPVRSAPGGPTLVVEGAAQLILAPLFGRGTGKIPSRRP from the coding sequence GTGAACACGCACGTCACCCATGTCGGCCCCAGCACGGGGGTGAACCTCGCGGCCCTGCGCGGGCACAACGCCGCGCTCGTCCTCGACCTCCTCCGCACCGCGGGCGAACCCGGGATCAGCCGCCTGGAGCTCGCCGAGCGCACCGGCCTGACCCCGCAGGCCGTCAGCAAGATCACGGCGCGGCTGCGCGCCGACGGACTCGTCGTCGAGGCGGGCCGGCGCGCCTCGACCGGCGGCAAGCCGCGCACCGTGCTGCGGCTCGTCGCCGGAGCCGGGCACGCGGTCGGGCTCCACCTGGACCGGGACGAACTGCGGACCGTGCTGACCGACCTCGCCGGGGACGTGGTGGCCGCGCGGCGCGCCCCCATGGACCTCGGGGCCGGGGCCGACGCGGTCCTGACCACCGCCGCCTGCGAGATCGACCAGCTGCTCGCCGAAGGGGAGGCGGCCGGGGGCGACTCCGTGCTCGGGGTCGGCGTCGCCGTGCCGGGACCGCTCGATCACGCCGGGGGCGTGCTGCACCGGGTCACCGGATTCCCGCAGTGGGACGGCTTCCCGCTGCGGGACGCGCTCGCCGAGCGGCTCGGGCTGCCGGTCGTCGTCGACAAGGACACGAACGCGGCGGCGCTCGGGCTCGCGCTGGTCGGGGCCGCGGGGGAGGGCGGGCGTTCGTTCGCGTATCTGCATCTGGGGACGGGACTCGGGGCGGGGCTCGTGCTCGACGGGGCGCTGTACCGGGGGGAGCGGACCGGGGCCGGGGAGTTCGGGCACCAGGTGATCCAGCTGGACGGGCCCCCGTGCGAGTGCGGGAACCGGGGCTGCATCGAGGCGATCTGCCTGGCCGCCGTCGCCGCCGGGGACGTCGAGGAGGCGGCACGGGTCCTCGGGGAGGGCGCCGGGAACCTGGTCGGCCTGCTCGACATCGACGCGGTGCTGCTCGGGGGCCGGACGGTGAGCGCGGCGGAGGACCTTTTCGTACGAGGAGTCGGCGCCGTCGTGGAGACGCGGGCCCGGCGCGGAGGCGGGGGCCGCTCGATACCGGTGCGCTCGGCGCCGGGCGGCCCCACCCTGGTCGTGGAGGGCGCCGCCCAACTCATCCTCGCCCCGCTCTTCGGCCGAGGCACAGGCAAAATCCCCTCCCGCCGCCCCTGA
- a CDS encoding ABC transporter ATP-binding protein, with product MEKLTDPPGARSGIRFDRVSVAYGGNTVLDSLDLTVEPGEVMALLGPSGSGKTTALRAVAGFVRPAAGRVFIGGRDVTDLPPHRRGIGMVVQQYALFPHMKVKDNVAFGMRARKVPKAEIPGRVTEALEMTGMGAYAERHPRELSGGQQQRVAIARALAVRPDVLLLDEPLSALDAQLRSGMLAELARLHRELPDVSILYVTHDQVEALTLADRIAVMDRARLQDVGTPQDLYRKPRTEFTASFVGNANLLPVQVGSGSAVTFGTAELKVAAPDAAAGASATLCVRPHLVGLGDGPNALTGEVAEVQWRGSTHRLLVDIGGHQVKADLRELRTPPAPGDTVTVHFAPEDAVLIGAGVGAGAGTGARDD from the coding sequence ATGGAAAAGCTGACCGACCCTCCGGGCGCCCGCAGCGGCATCCGGTTCGACCGGGTGTCCGTCGCCTACGGCGGGAACACCGTCCTCGACTCCCTCGACCTGACCGTCGAGCCGGGCGAGGTCATGGCCCTGCTCGGGCCCTCAGGCTCCGGCAAGACGACCGCGCTGCGGGCCGTCGCCGGCTTCGTGCGGCCCGCCGCCGGGCGCGTGTTCATCGGCGGGCGCGACGTCACCGACCTGCCGCCGCACCGGCGCGGGATCGGCATGGTCGTGCAGCAGTACGCGCTGTTCCCGCACATGAAGGTGAAGGACAACGTCGCCTTCGGCATGCGCGCGCGGAAGGTGCCCAAGGCCGAGATACCCGGCCGGGTCACCGAGGCGCTGGAGATGACCGGCATGGGCGCCTACGCCGAACGCCATCCGCGCGAGCTCTCCGGCGGCCAGCAGCAGCGCGTCGCCATCGCCCGCGCCCTCGCCGTCCGCCCCGACGTCCTGCTCCTCGACGAACCGCTCTCCGCGCTCGACGCGCAGCTCCGCTCCGGCATGCTCGCCGAACTGGCCCGGCTGCACCGCGAGTTGCCCGACGTGTCGATCCTCTACGTCACCCACGACCAGGTCGAGGCCCTCACCCTCGCCGACCGGATCGCCGTCATGGACCGCGCCCGGCTCCAGGACGTCGGCACGCCGCAGGACCTGTACCGCAAGCCCCGCACGGAGTTCACCGCCTCCTTCGTCGGCAACGCCAACCTCCTTCCTGTCCAGGTCGGTTCGGGCTCCGCCGTCACCTTCGGGACCGCCGAACTGAAGGTCGCCGCCCCGGACGCCGCGGCCGGCGCCTCCGCCACCCTCTGCGTCCGGCCCCACCTCGTCGGACTCGGCGACGGGCCCAACGCGCTCACCGGCGAGGTCGCCGAGGTCCAGTGGCGCGGCTCCACCCACCGCCTCCTCGTCGACATCGGCGGCCACCAGGTCAAGGCCGACCTGCGCGAACTGCGCACCCCGCCCGCCCCCGGCGACACCGTCACCGTCCACTTCGCGCCCGAGGACGCCGTACTGATCGGCGCCGGTGTGGGAGCGGGAGCGGGAACGGGGGCGCGCGATGACTAG
- a CDS encoding GntR family transcriptional regulator: MDYPNDLDPGAPVRGGVPEHGRIPKYYAVKAQLTALLNDLAEGETLPTERDLAVRYAVSRDTVRQALRELLLEGRLRRQGRGTVAAGPKLAQPLSLASYTEGVRRQGRRPGRTLIGLDRFPCPPALAAETGLERGEPVWHMERVLLADDERVGLESTYVAVARMPHLDTEFDPDSSFYSYVHERLGIDFGSADERIETVLATPREALLIGTPPALPMLLIHRVSYDPAGRATERVRTLYRGDRFSFTTRLGADSQ, from the coding sequence GTGGACTACCCGAACGACCTGGACCCCGGCGCCCCGGTGCGCGGCGGCGTGCCCGAGCACGGACGCATCCCCAAGTACTACGCGGTCAAGGCCCAACTGACCGCACTGCTCAACGACTTGGCCGAGGGCGAGACGCTGCCGACCGAGCGCGATCTCGCCGTCCGGTACGCCGTCTCCCGCGACACCGTGCGCCAGGCCCTGCGCGAACTGCTCCTGGAGGGGCGGCTGCGCCGTCAGGGCCGCGGGACCGTCGCCGCGGGCCCCAAACTGGCCCAGCCCCTCTCCCTGGCCTCCTACACCGAGGGCGTCCGCCGCCAGGGCCGCCGCCCCGGCCGCACGCTCATCGGCCTCGACCGTTTCCCCTGCCCGCCCGCGCTCGCCGCCGAGACCGGCCTCGAACGCGGCGAGCCCGTCTGGCACATGGAGCGCGTCCTGCTCGCCGACGACGAACGCGTCGGTCTCGAGTCCACCTACGTCGCCGTGGCCCGCATGCCGCACCTCGACACCGAGTTCGACCCGGACTCTTCCTTCTACTCCTACGTCCACGAGCGGCTCGGCATCGACTTCGGCTCGGCCGACGAACGCATCGAGACCGTCCTCGCCACCCCTCGCGAGGCCCTCCTCATCGGCACGCCGCCCGCCCTCCCGATGCTCCTCATCCACCGCGTCTCCTACGATCCGGCGGGCCGCGCCACCGAACGCGTCCGCACCCTCTACCGCGGCGACCGCTTCTCCTTCACGACCCGCCTCGGCGCCGACAGCCAGTAG
- a CDS encoding HAD-IIA family hydrolase — MTEPKPIDSWLTDMDGVLMHEGVPIPGADSFIKKLRDSGKPFLVLTNNSMYTARDLHARLNRIGLEVPMENIWTSALATARFVDSQRPNGTAYVIGEAGLTTALHDVGYILSDADPDFVILGETRTYSFEALTKAIRLINGGARFIATNPDNTGPSTEGVLPATGSVAALITKATGKEPYFVGKPNPLMMRTGLNAIGAHSESSAMIGDRMDTDVLAGLEAGMTTFLVLTGLTSQSDIDRFPFRPTKVVDSIADLVDLV, encoded by the coding sequence ATGACAGAGCCGAAGCCCATCGACTCGTGGCTGACCGACATGGACGGAGTCCTCATGCACGAGGGCGTTCCGATTCCCGGTGCGGACTCGTTCATCAAGAAGTTGCGTGACTCGGGCAAGCCCTTCCTGGTCCTGACCAACAACTCGATGTACACGGCCAGGGACTTGCACGCCCGCCTCAATCGCATCGGGCTGGAAGTGCCGATGGAGAACATCTGGACGTCGGCTCTGGCGACCGCCAGATTCGTGGACAGTCAGCGGCCGAACGGTACGGCATACGTCATCGGCGAGGCCGGTCTGACCACTGCGTTGCACGACGTCGGCTACATCCTCAGCGACGCGGATCCCGATTTCGTGATCTTGGGCGAGACGCGTACCTATTCGTTCGAAGCGCTGACCAAGGCCATCCGGCTCATCAACGGCGGCGCCCGATTCATTGCCACGAATCCTGACAACACCGGGCCTTCGACCGAAGGCGTGCTGCCTGCCACCGGCTCCGTCGCCGCGCTGATCACGAAGGCGACCGGCAAGGAGCCTTACTTCGTCGGCAAGCCGAACCCGCTGATGATGCGTACCGGGCTCAACGCCATCGGTGCCCACTCCGAGTCCAGCGCCATGATCGGCGACCGGATGGACACCGATGTCCTGGCCGGTCTCGAAGCAGGCATGACGACGTTCCTGGTTCTGACGGGGCTCACCAGCCAGTCGGACATCGACAGGTTCCCGTTCCGTCCGACCAAGGTCGTCGATTCGATCGCGGATCTCGTCGACCTGGTGTGA
- a CDS encoding 2-aminoethylphosphonate ABC transporter substrate-binding protein, which yields MPANPRKNTLTAAVAVTGCLALAATLTGCGGSSAASDEKVVTVYSADGLKGENGDGWYDKVFKDFTAKTGIKVEYVEGGSGEVVQRAVREKANTQADVLVTLPPFIQQAGGKGLLAKYAPEGADQVDGADKGADGTWTSVVNNYFGFVYNKKELKTPPQTWQELLDGKYKNKLQYSTPGVAGDGTAVVVKAMHDFGGKQPAMDYLKKLQANNVGPSASTGKLAPKVDKGELLVANGDVQMNYAQSKDMPNLGIWFPKTEGGKPTSFALPYAAGLVKNAPHTANGKKLLDFMLATKQQQEVSAIGGGFSARGDVHATDENALALAKIMDGVEIFEPDWNDIDKNLQTYVDDWKTATGS from the coding sequence ATGCCCGCGAACCCGCGCAAGAACACCCTCACCGCCGCCGTCGCCGTCACCGGCTGTCTCGCCCTCGCCGCCACGCTCACCGGCTGCGGCGGCAGCTCCGCCGCCTCCGACGAGAAGGTCGTCACCGTCTACAGCGCCGACGGCCTCAAGGGCGAGAACGGCGACGGCTGGTACGACAAGGTCTTCAAGGACTTCACCGCGAAGACCGGCATCAAGGTCGAGTACGTGGAGGGCGGCTCCGGCGAGGTCGTGCAGCGCGCCGTCCGCGAGAAGGCCAACACCCAGGCCGACGTCCTCGTCACGCTGCCCCCGTTCATCCAGCAGGCCGGTGGCAAGGGCCTGCTCGCGAAGTACGCGCCCGAGGGCGCCGACCAGGTCGACGGCGCCGACAAGGGCGCCGACGGCACCTGGACCTCCGTCGTCAACAACTACTTCGGCTTCGTCTACAACAAGAAGGAGCTGAAGACGCCGCCGCAGACCTGGCAGGAACTGCTCGACGGCAAGTACAAGAACAAGCTCCAGTACTCCACCCCGGGCGTCGCCGGCGACGGCACCGCCGTCGTCGTCAAGGCCATGCACGACTTCGGCGGCAAGCAGCCCGCCATGGACTACCTGAAGAAGCTCCAGGCCAACAACGTCGGCCCGTCTGCCTCCACCGGCAAACTCGCCCCCAAGGTGGACAAGGGCGAACTCCTCGTCGCCAACGGCGACGTGCAGATGAACTACGCCCAGTCCAAGGACATGCCCAACCTCGGCATCTGGTTCCCGAAGACCGAGGGCGGCAAGCCCACCTCCTTCGCCCTGCCCTACGCCGCCGGCCTCGTGAAGAACGCCCCGCACACCGCCAACGGCAAGAAGCTCCTCGACTTCATGCTCGCGACCAAGCAGCAGCAGGAGGTCAGCGCCATCGGCGGCGGCTTCTCCGCGCGCGGCGACGTCCACGCCACCGACGAGAACGCCCTCGCCCTCGCCAAGATCATGGACGGCGTCGAGATCTTCGAGCCGGACTGGAACGACATCGACAAGAACCTCCAGACGTACGTCGACGACTGGAAGACCGCCACCGGCAGCTGA
- a CDS encoding ABC transporter permease, which produces MLVHSRAGKWAVRVLFFALFLPLFAVPLLVILAASFAGNWSGALPSGFTTGHYDAATSGDSLTALTTSLVTAVTASVLALVVGGWAALAAAALKKRGRRAMDTLFMLPVAVPSVVVGLAVLVAFSKPPMLLNGTRWIVILAHTILVTAFAYQSVSAAIVRLDPAYEQAAASLGARPAYVLWKVKLPLLLPSLNAAAGLCFALSMGELSATMMLYPPDWMPLPVQIYATTDRGSLFTGSAIAVVLMGATLLVLLAVSRIRTKASYR; this is translated from the coding sequence GTGCTGGTGCATAGCCGGGCCGGGAAGTGGGCCGTCCGGGTCCTCTTCTTCGCGCTCTTCCTGCCGCTCTTCGCGGTGCCGCTGCTCGTGATCCTCGCCGCGTCGTTCGCCGGGAACTGGTCCGGGGCCCTGCCCTCCGGGTTCACCACCGGGCACTACGACGCCGCCACCAGCGGTGACTCGCTCACCGCGCTCACCACCAGCCTCGTCACCGCCGTCACCGCCAGCGTGCTCGCCCTCGTCGTCGGCGGCTGGGCCGCGCTCGCCGCCGCCGCGCTGAAGAAGCGGGGCAGGCGTGCGATGGACACCCTGTTCATGCTGCCGGTCGCCGTGCCGTCCGTCGTCGTCGGCCTCGCCGTCCTCGTCGCCTTCAGCAAGCCGCCGATGCTGCTCAACGGCACCCGCTGGATCGTCATCCTCGCGCACACCATTCTTGTCACCGCGTTCGCCTACCAGTCGGTCTCGGCCGCCATCGTGCGTCTCGACCCGGCGTACGAGCAGGCCGCGGCGTCGCTCGGCGCCCGGCCCGCGTACGTCCTGTGGAAGGTGAAGCTGCCCCTGCTGCTGCCGTCCCTGAACGCGGCCGCCGGCCTCTGCTTCGCCCTGTCCATGGGCGAGTTGAGCGCCACGATGATGCTCTACCCGCCGGACTGGATGCCGCTGCCGGTGCAGATCTACGCCACCACCGACCGCGGCTCCCTGTTCACCGGATCCGCGATCGCCGTGGTCCTGATGGGCGCCACCCTGCTCGTGCTGCTCGCCGTCTCCCGCATCCGCACCAAGGCCTCGTACCGCTGA
- a CDS encoding Gfo/Idh/MocA family protein encodes MTGTTGTTGMNGGSGPLRVGLVGYGLAGSVFHAPLIAATEGLVLDTVVTSNPERQEQARAEHGAGLRFAGRPEELWARAGELDLIVLASPNKTHVPLATAALEAGLPVVVDKPIAGTAAEARTLAALAEEKDLFLSVFQNRRWDNDFRTLQRLLADGTLGDVWRFESRFERWRPRPKGGWRESGNPEEIGGLLYDLGSHVVDQALVLFGPAASVYAESDVRRAGAEADDDTFIAITHANGVRSHLYVSATTAQLGPRFRVLGSEAGYVKYGLDPQEAALREGERPRAGKPWGVEPETMWGRVGSGESPLTGGGTPVPTADGDYPAYYAAVAAALRDGAPNPVPATQAAAALDVLEAARRSARDGLVVTL; translated from the coding sequence ATGACTGGCACGACTGGTACGACTGGCATGAATGGTGGAAGCGGGCCGCTCCGCGTGGGGCTCGTCGGATACGGCCTGGCGGGTTCCGTCTTCCACGCCCCGCTGATCGCCGCGACCGAGGGCCTCGTCCTCGACACGGTCGTCACCTCGAACCCCGAGCGGCAGGAGCAGGCCCGCGCCGAGCACGGCGCCGGGCTGCGCTTCGCCGGGCGCCCCGAGGAGCTGTGGGCGCGGGCCGGCGAGCTCGACCTGATCGTCCTCGCGTCGCCGAACAAGACGCACGTACCGCTCGCCACCGCCGCCCTGGAGGCGGGCCTGCCGGTCGTCGTGGACAAGCCGATCGCGGGCACGGCGGCCGAGGCCCGGACGCTCGCCGCCCTCGCCGAGGAGAAGGACCTGTTCCTCTCCGTCTTCCAGAACCGCCGCTGGGACAACGACTTCCGCACCCTCCAGCGGCTCCTCGCCGACGGCACGCTCGGCGACGTGTGGCGTTTCGAGTCCCGCTTCGAGCGCTGGCGCCCGCGCCCCAAGGGCGGCTGGCGCGAGTCGGGGAACCCGGAGGAGATCGGCGGTCTCCTCTACGACCTCGGCAGCCACGTCGTCGACCAGGCCCTGGTGCTGTTCGGCCCGGCGGCCTCCGTGTACGCGGAGTCGGACGTGCGCCGGGCGGGCGCGGAGGCGGACGACGACACATTCATCGCGATCACGCACGCGAACGGGGTCCGCTCGCACCTCTACGTCTCCGCGACCACCGCCCAGCTCGGCCCGCGCTTCCGCGTCCTCGGCTCTGAGGCGGGCTACGTGAAGTACGGCCTGGACCCGCAGGAGGCGGCGCTGCGCGAGGGTGAGCGGCCGCGGGCGGGGAAGCCGTGGGGCGTGGAGCCCGAGACGATGTGGGGCCGCGTCGGCTCCGGAGAGTCCCCGCTGACCGGCGGCGGCACCCCGGTCCCGACGGCCGACGGCGACTACCCGGCCTACTACGCCGCCGTCGCCGCGGCGCTGCGCGACGGCGCCCCGAACCCGGTGCCGGCCACGCAGGCCGCCGCCGCGCTCGACGTCCTGGAGGCGGCGCGGCGCTCCGCCCGCGACGGACTGGTGGTGACCCTGTGA
- a CDS encoding 2-aminoethylphosphonate ABC transporter permease subunit, whose protein sequence is MRGALKSRRSMGGWVWALPPVAGLALVFLYPLFLVVQQSFRPDSGGTSVQPYRDVFASEAFREALGTTVWLAAGSTAGCLVLGFALALVIAFVPFPGGKAVAKFIDVFLSFPSFLITLALLFVYGQVGMANGLWTDVTGAATGPFQFLSTPWGVLLAEITYFTPFVMRPLLAAFSQIDTAQLEVASSLGARPWRIVRQIVLPEALPALAAGGSLVLVMCLNEFGIVLFTGAKGVTTLPMLVYGKAILESDYPGACVVAVVNVLISVGLYGVYRAVSRRAGA, encoded by the coding sequence ATGCGCGGTGCCCTCAAGTCCCGCAGGAGCATGGGCGGTTGGGTGTGGGCGCTGCCGCCTGTCGCCGGGCTCGCGCTCGTCTTCCTCTACCCGTTGTTCCTCGTCGTCCAGCAGTCCTTCCGGCCCGACAGCGGCGGCACGTCCGTCCAGCCGTACCGCGACGTGTTCGCCTCCGAGGCGTTCCGCGAGGCGCTCGGCACGACGGTGTGGCTCGCCGCCGGATCGACCGCAGGATGCCTCGTCCTCGGCTTCGCCCTCGCGCTGGTCATCGCGTTCGTGCCGTTCCCCGGCGGGAAGGCCGTCGCCAAGTTCATCGACGTCTTCCTCTCCTTCCCGTCCTTCCTCATCACCCTCGCCCTGCTCTTCGTGTACGGGCAGGTCGGCATGGCCAACGGGCTGTGGACGGACGTCACCGGCGCCGCCACCGGACCGTTCCAGTTCCTGTCCACGCCCTGGGGTGTTCTCCTCGCCGAGATCACGTACTTCACGCCGTTCGTGATGCGGCCCCTGCTCGCGGCGTTCTCCCAGATCGACACGGCGCAGCTGGAAGTGGCGTCGTCGCTGGGCGCCCGGCCCTGGCGGATCGTCCGGCAGATCGTCCTCCCCGAGGCGCTGCCGGCGCTGGCCGCCGGCGGGTCCCTCGTCCTGGTGATGTGCCTGAACGAGTTCGGGATCGTCCTGTTCACCGGCGCCAAGGGCGTCACGACCCTGCCGATGCTCGTCTACGGCAAGGCGATCCTGGAGTCGGACTACCCCGGCGCCTGCGTCGTCGCCGTCGTCAACGTGCTGATCTCCGTCGGGCTCTACGGCGTCTACCGGGCGGTGAGCCGTCGTGCTGGTGCATAG